The nucleotide window GCCTCAATATCTGCATGGCTGGCTGTCTcattttccttcatgtctttgtTCAGAAGTCACCTTTTCagacaataagcacatgaaaagattctcagcaccattagccatcagggaaatgcaaatcaaaacacaataagataccacttcataacCACtatgatggctataattaaaaaaaaaaacagctaatgacagatgttggtgaggatgtggagaaattggaaccctcatgcagTGCTgttaagaatgtaaaatggtgcggcTGCTTtgtaaaacagtctggcagttcatCGAACAGTGAAACATAGAGTTCTAtgacccagttattccacttctaggtttatatcaaagagaaataaaaacatacatccacacaaaaacttggacATGAATGTTCTTAGAAGtattattcataagagccaaaaagtggataaataaattgtggataaataaataaactgatgagtggataaataaaatgtggtatatccatataatggaatattattccatcctaaaagggaatgaagtactgatatatgtgacaacatggatgaagcttcaaaatatgctaagtgaaagaaactagtcacaaaagaccacatattgtatgattccatttgtatgaaatgtccagaacaggcaaatccatagaaaaaagtagattaatggttaccTAGGGCAGTGGCTTGGTGAGGGGGAGGGTGGTGTGGaaatgggagtgactgctaatgggtatgtatgggctttctttttggggtgaggaagaagTTCTGAAATTTATTGTGATGGATGCGGAACTTTGTGGATATAGTAAAAGCCATCGAATTGTacgctttaaatgggtgaatggtAGAGTATGTGAATTCTCTCTCACtaaagctgttaccaaaaaaaagtCACCTTCAGGCTTTTACCGACCACCTTTCTTGAAggcagttttgtatttttttgctcACTGCGTTATGCTTTGCACATAATTGGCACTTActgtttttgaataaatgaattgattCCTGATAACTgttttctgtgccaggcacatggtGGAGAGTCAGTAAATAGTGCAGGAATGAATTTCCAAACGTGGAAAGCCTTATTCAAATTTGTGATCTGTCAATTGATATTGACGCAAACTCTCCCTCTGTGAGTCCTGTAGTTCTTAAGACATAGCCCGAGGACAGAGTCATATAAATATAGGGCTAGAAAGGGACTCAGATCGACCTTTATCTCACAATAAAGATTTATCATTGAATGGCAGGGGactttttgttcttgttcttttttacTCTTTACTTTCTTTGAAGTCTTTCAGGTCACATTTAACTACAGTCTAAGAAAGCACTgatacctaatttttttttttatagacaaTACCTGAAATTCCACCAAAGCGTGGAGAACTCAAAACAGAGCTTTTGGGACTGAAAGAGAGACAACACAAACCTCAAATTTCTCAGGAGAAGAAACCTCAAGATACAACTCTGCCAAGAACTCTGTGAATAGTATTTTAAgtcttaaatatgtatttttaaaattttttgagtcAAAGTATTTGTTCTTAAGCTCCTAATACATTGCTAACTGCAGGGAAGGTGCTCAGTAGATATTAACTGATGCACTGAGGATTAATTATGGTTTGACCAGTGTTTCCTGAAAACTGCCAAAGCTTGTATCGTCAGCTTCCCGAATGTGGTTTGATAGATATTTAGTCTTGAAAATCATGTGAAATAGAGTATTTGCACTGACTCCTGCCCTTATAATTCTGGTTTATTTCTCTGAATAAGCTTGATTATAATGGCAAATGGACATTATAAAAAACTGTAATAAAAGTGACATTGACAATGAATGCTTATGGTATGAAGTTAATATTTCTCTAAATATAGGAAAGTACTATTTGTACTAAACTGaattaaattgaaatatttaaagtttgaATTCTTTTGGAATTGTGTACATAACAAAATTATAACAATTGTGACTTGGACTGTCACAACGTCTTTACCCCAAATTTGAGAAATCATGTTggcatttaatttttcttataaaacatatttataaataactgATAAATATTataatgggttgaattgtgtccccccccaaaagatgttgaagtcctaacccctagtacctgtgaatgtgaccttatttggaaatagggtctttgcaaatgtaaccaagttaagatgaggtcattagcgtgggccctaatccaatatgactggtgtctttataagaagaggaagacgcTACATAAAGACGgatacacagggagaatgccgtgtgacaacagaggcaaagattggagtgatgcagccagaAGCCAGGGAACACAGAAGATTGAGAGCCACCACCGGAAgcttggaagaggcaaggaaggattctccccagaGTCtcagagcatggccctgctgacacctggatttcagatttctggccttcagaactgtgagagaataaatttctgttgttttaagccatccagtctgtggtattttgttatgtcaGCCCTAGGAAGCTAACAACAAACATTTCAACCTTTTTCTGAGTCCATAAATACAGGACAAAAGTAATTGATAGAGCAGTTGGCATTCTGTTCAGggctattgtgaaaaatacaCATTGTGGCAGGCGTGGAAACATGTCATCCAGATTCCCCAAGGAAAGGCTTGCCACCCCAGGCTGAGTGCTGTGGCGAGCAGCCTTCAGTTGTCAGCTCCTGCAGGGACTGCCTCAGCGAGCGGCACCTTGCTCCGAAGCCACACCTTCTGCCATTCAGCATGACACAGATGGGAGGAGGGCAGCTCTGAGGGGCCCTGTTGGAGCTCAACTCCCCACGGGGGTGACTGAGGCTGTCTTTGGACCTGCCTTGCAGCTGAACTTCTGCTCAATcccatttcctttccttccacaGGGCTTGATCCAAGGGCACTCCTTCATAAACATTTTGAATACTAAACTCCATCCCAGTGCTTCCTGGAGAACCAAATCTGTGacataaacaaaccaaaaattaaaGTAGTATTAGATTATTCCTTATTAAgctgttgggggaaaaaagtccAAAATAGACCAGTTGCAACCTGTTTGGTAATTAAATTACAGTAGGTCAATTAAAGTTATAGTACAAGGCATTTAAGACATATCTGCTTGTTTTTACCAAAAACAAAGGGAGTATGATACTTTTTATGCTTCCTGCTGGAAACAGTGGAAATTTGTAATCAGAGgattttgaagagcaaaagttttagaTGTCACTAATTTAATGCAATCTGATCACTTTAACTTCTATATCATAACAATCTTCATTAAAAATGGTAATttatcc belongs to Diceros bicornis minor isolate mBicDic1 chromosome 25, mDicBic1.mat.cur, whole genome shotgun sequence and includes:
- the LOC131421743 gene encoding ubiquinol-cytochrome-c reductase complex assembly factor 6, which encodes MPAGVPWAAYLKMFAASLLAMCAGAEAVHRYYRPDLTIPEIPPKRGELKTELLGLKERQHKPQISQEKKPQDTTLPRTL